The proteins below are encoded in one region of Cololabis saira isolate AMF1-May2022 chromosome 13, fColSai1.1, whole genome shotgun sequence:
- the LOC133458833 gene encoding proteasome assembly chaperone 4-like, giving the protein MATASTGPAGPTAPQAGSISDPPTGISVHGFSERILETLVHFHVMTLRGGFFLWVGSAPVLSKLAVSMSSRYDSMPLSTLVMGDPSNTAATSLAQRLGLVLVHNSTTQLNWEPAENRFTFPYLGC; this is encoded by the exons ATGGCCACGGCCTCCACGGGCCCCGCGGGCCCCACGGCCCCCCAGGCTGGCAGCATCTCCGACCCCCCCACCGGCATCTCGGTCCACGGCTTCTCGGAGCGGATCCTGGAGACGCTGGTCCACTTCCACGTGATGACGCTGCGCGGCGGCTTCTTCCTGTGGGTCGGTTCTGCTCCGGTTCTGTCCAAACTGGCCGTGTCCATGAGCAGCAGATAC GACTCGATGCCGTTGTCCACGTTAGTGATGGGAGACCCGTCGAACACCGCTGCCACCTCACTGGCCCAGAGATTAG ggctggttctagTTCACAACTCTACAACTCAACTCAactgggaaccagctgagaatcgGTTTACTTTTCCTTATCTCGGGTGCTAA
- the LOC133458834 gene encoding nuclear factor 7, ovary-like → MLADGFLILQRFEEIDEKTLKDYLSCQVCLEIFKDPVSLSCSHNFCSSCLKKLWEQAKNRNCPICKRKSSKDYPGVNFSLKELADSFAGRQTGGSSETEKEEMRLEEVCKKHPGTTPLFCRDEQRALCPVCEFSLHQNHKVVPVEEAVGELKELLKSDLKSLQDKRNKYKQVEETYKDVVQHSEKQLLSTEKQIRAEFNKLQQFLKEEEESRLAALREEEEQKGRRISGERKRIQEQISSLSDSISAVEEELQKDDMSFLSRYKSTRDRAREQSSVSDPRLLSGTLVDEAKHLGNLAFRVWEKMGDQVHFSPLVLDPNTANRCLYLSADLTSVRKGDTNQQLPDNPERNVKYAHVFGFEGLTSGKHSWEVEVGDYPDWNIGLVKESVDRKGEVFVSPEYGIWCLFHRDGKYSNGSGKIVTVETSLRRIRVQLDYDGGTVSFYNAEEMTHIYTHRDTFTEKLFPFFSLGKSGDAKTSEIRICQTKNRLT, encoded by the exons ATGTTGGCCGATGGCTTTTT AATACTTCAAAGATTTGAAGAAATAGATGAAAAAACTCTTAAAGATTACCTGAGCTGCCAGGTGTGTTTAGAGATTTTCAAAGATCCGGTGTCTCTGAGCTGCAGCCACAACTTCTGTTCAAGCTGCCTGAAAAAGTTATGGGAACAAGCTAAAAACAGAAACTGTCCcatctgtaaaagaaaatcttctaAAGACTATCCTGGTGTGAACTTTTCACTGAAGGAACTTGCCGACTCTTTTGCTGGAAGACAGACAGGTGGATCATCTGAgactgaaaaagaagaaatgaggCTGGAGGAAGTTTGTAAGAAACACCCAGGAACAACTCCACTGTTCTGTAGAGACGAACAGAGAGCGTTGTGTCCTGTCTGTGAGTTTTCTCTGCACCAGAACCACAAAGTGGTTCCTGTAGAAGAAGCAGTCGgtgagctgaaggagctgctgaaatCTGACTTAAAGTCTCTGCAGGACAAAAGGAACAAATACAAACAAGTGGAGGAAACATATAAAGATGTGGTTCAACACTCGGAGAAGCAGCTGCTGTCCACAGAGAAGCAGATCAGAGCAGAGTTCAacaaactccagcagttcctgaaggaggaagaggagtccagACTGGCAGCtctgagggaggaagaggagcagaagGGGAGGAGAATCAgcggggagaggaagaggatccAGGAGCAGATCTCCTCTCTGTCAGACAGCATCTCTGCTGTGGAAGAAGAGCTGCAGAAAGACGACATGTCGTTCCTCAGCAGGTATAAATCCACCCGGGACAGAGCCAGAGAGCAGAGCTCAGTGTCAGATCCACGGCTGCTCTCAGGAACTCTGGTAGACGAGGCCAAACACCTGGGAAACCTGGCCTTCAGAGTCTGGGAGAAGATGGGGGACCAGGTCCACTTCAGCCCGCTGGTTCTGGACCCAAACACTGCAAACCGCTGTCTCTATCTGTCTGCTGATCTGACCAGTGTGAGGAAGGGAGATACAAACCAGCAGCTTCCTGATAATCCAGAGAGAAACGTCAAATACGCCCATGTTTTTGGTTTTGAAGGTTTGACCTCAGGGAAACACAgctgggaggtggaggtgggagaTTATCCTGACTGGAATATTGGTTTGGTTAAAGAGTCAGTTGACAGGAAGGGAGAGGTGTTTGTTTCACCTGAATATGGAATCTGGTGTTTGTTTCATCGTGATGGAAAATACAGCAATGGTTCTGGTAAGATCGTCACGGTGGAGACGAGTCTCCGGAGGATCAGAGTCCAGCTGGACTATGACGGGGGGACGGTTTCCTTCTACAACGCTGAAGAAATGACACACATCTACACTCACAGAGACACTTTCACTGAGAAACTCTTCCCTTTTTTCAGTCTGGGAAAGTCTGGTGATGCAAAAACTTCTGAGATCAGAATCTGTCAGACAAAGAATAGATTAACCTGa
- the LOC133457938 gene encoding interferon-induced protein with tetratricopeptide repeats 3-like: MFDIFKCLPFSAAQDPSTLESRLKDLECHFNWGLKRSRLIRSRDMLEDIGTEEGNLWLGHIYNLQGFIWYQLGDKEEARRFLSKATKAFRQLKNMDEGPWLVVNFGNLAWLHHLLGEDEQSQDYLSKVDALLREHPSPSQDKLHPEICAEKAWTLMKFDKYKKQAADYFQKAVEMQPDMVHWRTSHVIGRVSLHKHDTDLDQDIWEEMREARELDPDNTYLAALELLIRAKRGKQVKDETRRLEEKILLNPVSSYSGIKVLLKVYKELDDIEQAIDLAERVLKDHPDNRYLKVCAAVCYRSRIFSFWESCPKPSASIIERAISLHEQAIALYPDRRSLRKKLDLADICAKTGRDKKRAYQIYQELLILDLKPADKQQLYNCYARHLHSIWQKRDKSIDYHMKTAEIPLESHFRQKSIGQLKTIIERGRSKKCGEIQRFLETLQEDQPE; the protein is encoded by the coding sequence atgtttgacatttttaaatgtctacCCTTCAGTGCTGCTCAGGACCCGTCCACGTTGGAGTCCAGACTGAAGGACCTGGAGTGCCACTTCAACTGGGGCTTGAAGCGTTCCAGACTGATCCGCAGCAGGGACATGCTGGAGGACATCGGCACCGAGGAGGGAAACCTCTGGCTGGGTCATATTTACAACCTGCAGGGTTTCATCTGGTATCAGCTCGGTGATAAAGAAGAGGCCCGGCGTTTCCTCAGCAAGGCCACCAAGGCCTTCCGACAGCTGAAGAACATGGATGAAGGTCCCTGGTTGGTGGTGAACTTTGGGAATCTGGCCTGGCTGCACCACCTTCTGGGAGAAGACGAACAGAGTCAGGATTACCTGTCAAAGGTTGACGCCCTGCTGAGGGAACACCCGTCTCCATCCCAGGACAAGCTCCACCCCGAGATCTGTGCAGAGAAGGCCTGGACCCTGATGAAGTTTGACAAATACAAGAAGCAGGCTGCAGATTACTTTCAGAAGGCAGTGGAGATGCAGCCGGACATGGTGCACTGGAGGACCAGCCATGTGATTGGGAGGGTGAGCCTTCACAAGCACGACACTGACCTGGATCAGGACATCTGGGAGGAGATGAGGGAGGCCAGGGAGCTGGATCCAGATAACACGTACCTCGCTGCCCTGGAGCTGCTCATAAGAGCCAAGAGAGGAAAACAAGTCAAGGATGAAACTCGCAGGCTGGAGGAAAAGATCTTACTGAATCCTGTCAGCAGTTACAGCGGCATcaaggtcctgctcaaggtgtACAAAGAGCTGGACGACATCGAACAGGCCATCGATTTGGCAGAGAGGGTCCTGAAGGATCATCCTGATAATCGATACTTGAAGGTGTGTGCCGCAGTCTGCTACAGAAGTAGAATCTTTTCCTTCTGGGAGAGTTGTCCAAAGCCATCTGCAAGCATCATAGAAAGAGCCATCAGCCTGCATGAGCAGGCGATCGCTCTTTACCCCGATCGCCGTTCCCTCAGGAAGAAGCTCGACCTCGCAGACATatgtgcaaaaacaggcagGGATAAAAAGAGAGCATATCAGATTTACCAGGAGCTGCTAATCCTGGACCTGAAACCTGCGGATAAGCAGCAGCTCTACAACTGCTACGCCAGACACTTACACTCCATCTGGCAGAAAAGGGACAAGTCCATCGACTACCACATGAAGACAGCAGAGATCCCTCTGGAGTCCCACTTCCGACAGAAAAGCATCGGACAGCTGAAGACGATCATCGAGCGAGGCAGAAGCAAGAAGTGTGGAGAAATCCAGAGGTTCCTGGAAACCCTGCAGGAGGACCAGCCTGAGTGA